In Anseongella ginsenosidimutans, one genomic interval encodes:
- a CDS encoding M13 family metallopeptidase: MNKFIHLPAAAFGLFLLHACSQGGEKAETAYPEAFDVSNMDTTLGPCQDFDNFANGTWKENNPIPPSESRWGSFNILLEENEAKLQEIVNGLLEKEDHSKGSNEQLIADFYRSYTDTQQVAALGIDPLQPYLEQINAIETLDDYVKLVGTMRPVGFTSFLSMYVDADDRNSSMNTLYVTQSGLSLREKDYYENNSPRIADIRKEFVEHVTRMFQLMDYMPDHARENAEKILDFETRIAGIQMSRVEMRDPVKTYNKRSYQELKALLPAFNWDVYTGESGLKADTLVVRQLDYLKGLNQVLENTPVEELKLHATYHLLTDMAPFLPREFQEESFHFYSTVLSGVKERKDLEKRALRTTNSMLGFPLGELFVARHFPESSREKMVEMIENLRETYRDRILDLKWMSDETKKKALTKLEAFTYKIGYPDKWKDYSNIDIHPDSLFANVMHVSQYEYGEMLDKLGKPVDKSEWYMTPQTVNAYYNPTNNEIVFPAGILQPPFFNPEADDAINYGGIMTVIGHEFSHGFDDQGSQFDWEGNLNNWWTEEDRANFDALTGKLAAQYSGIEVLDSVYIDGKLTLGENIADLAGLTMAYHALERSLQGKPEPELIDGFNWKQRFFLGWAQVWRGNITDERLLQQVKTDPHSPARYRINATVSNLDEFYDAWGCSEGANSLPPEERVYIW, translated from the coding sequence ATGAATAAGTTTATACACCTCCCTGCAGCCGCATTCGGGCTTTTTTTGCTGCATGCCTGCTCACAGGGCGGGGAAAAAGCGGAAACCGCCTATCCCGAAGCTTTCGACGTTTCCAATATGGACACTACCCTGGGGCCCTGCCAGGACTTTGATAACTTCGCGAACGGCACCTGGAAAGAAAATAATCCCATACCCCCTTCCGAAAGCCGCTGGGGCTCTTTCAACATCCTGCTTGAAGAAAACGAAGCCAAGCTTCAGGAGATTGTGAACGGCCTGCTTGAAAAGGAAGATCATAGCAAAGGCAGCAATGAACAGCTGATCGCTGATTTTTACCGCTCCTATACAGACACCCAGCAGGTAGCAGCTCTTGGCATTGATCCCCTGCAGCCTTACCTGGAACAAATCAACGCTATTGAAACCCTGGATGATTACGTGAAGCTCGTGGGAACCATGAGGCCGGTAGGCTTTACCAGCTTTTTGAGCATGTACGTGGATGCGGATGACCGCAACAGCAGCATGAATACCCTTTACGTTACGCAAAGCGGGCTTAGTTTAAGGGAAAAGGATTATTACGAAAATAATTCACCGCGCATCGCAGATATCCGTAAAGAATTTGTGGAACATGTGACCCGGATGTTCCAGCTAATGGACTATATGCCCGATCATGCCAGGGAAAACGCGGAAAAAATACTAGATTTTGAAACAAGGATCGCCGGGATACAAATGAGCCGCGTGGAAATGCGTGACCCGGTAAAAACCTATAATAAGCGCAGCTACCAGGAACTGAAGGCCCTGCTGCCGGCTTTCAACTGGGATGTTTATACCGGGGAAAGCGGGCTTAAAGCCGATACCCTGGTGGTTCGGCAGCTGGATTACCTGAAAGGGCTCAACCAGGTGCTGGAGAACACGCCGGTAGAGGAATTAAAGTTACATGCCACTTATCATTTACTGACCGATATGGCGCCTTTCCTGCCCAGGGAGTTCCAGGAAGAAAGCTTCCATTTTTACTCCACGGTGCTTTCCGGCGTAAAAGAACGGAAAGACCTGGAAAAGCGGGCTTTGCGTACGACCAACAGCATGCTGGGCTTCCCTCTCGGAGAACTTTTCGTAGCCCGTCATTTTCCGGAATCATCCAGGGAAAAAATGGTGGAAATGATCGAAAACCTCCGCGAAACATACCGTGACCGCATCCTGGACCTGAAATGGATGAGCGATGAAACCAAGAAGAAGGCGCTCACTAAGCTGGAAGCTTTCACCTATAAGATCGGCTATCCTGATAAATGGAAAGATTATTCGAACATTGACATTCACCCTGATTCCCTGTTCGCAAACGTGATGCACGTATCACAGTATGAGTATGGGGAAATGCTGGACAAGCTGGGGAAACCGGTGGATAAAAGCGAGTGGTACATGACGCCCCAAACCGTAAACGCATATTACAATCCTACCAATAATGAAATAGTATTTCCAGCGGGGATCTTGCAGCCGCCTTTCTTTAATCCCGAAGCCGACGATGCGATCAATTACGGCGGAATCATGACTGTGATCGGGCACGAATTCAGCCACGGCTTTGATGACCAGGGCTCCCAGTTTGACTGGGAGGGGAACCTCAACAACTGGTGGACCGAAGAGGATCGCGCTAATTTTGACGCGCTTACCGGTAAACTGGCTGCACAGTATTCCGGAATCGAGGTGCTGGACAGCGTGTATATTGACGGCAAGCTGACCCTGGGCGAAAATATCGCCGACCTGGCGGGCCTTACCATGGCCTACCATGCGCTGGAACGCTCCCTGCAAGGCAAGCCGGAACCTGAACTGATAGACGGTTTCAATTGGAAGCAACGGTTTTTTCTTGGCTGGGCGCAGGTTTGGCGCGGCAATATTACGGATGAACGCTTATTGCAGCAGGTAAAGACTGATCCGCATTCCCCGGCCCGCTACCGGATCAATGCGACCGTGAGCAACCTTGACGAATTTTACGATGCCTGGGGCTGCAGCGAGGGAGCGAATTCCCTGCCGCCGGAGGAGCGCGTGTACATCTGGTAA
- a CDS encoding alkaline phosphatase family protein, translating to MKVLLKVFVLSLCSLIMLLFPGGLSAQEKKVLFVIVDGIPADVLEKLPTPRLDAIAAEGGYARAYVGGEKDGYSQSPTISAVGYNSLITGTWTNKHNVWGNGIEEPNYHYHNIFRFAEELDPVKKTAVFSTWLDNRTKLIGEGLPEAGNILLDAHFDGYELDTTRFPHGNDRLFIHKIDEHVVDEAVNYIKTESPDLSWVYLEYSDDMGHRYGDSKQFYESVKIVDEQMGRLWEAISYREENFRGEDWEIYITTDHGRDAATGKGHGGQSDRERQTWIVTNAAGLNNYFREQEPGIVDILPSMLRSLELPVPRDQLFELDGIPITGKISVTSPGARLENGKLQVSWKPAEKKGKVTIWLSTTNNFYTGGKDQYRPVAKVPLKAGEAEIDLSGMPSSFYKVVIQGKHNAVNRWVKLP from the coding sequence ATGAAAGTTTTGTTGAAAGTATTTGTTCTTTCGCTCTGCTCTCTGATTATGCTACTTTTCCCGGGAGGCTTATCGGCGCAGGAGAAAAAGGTTTTGTTTGTCATCGTGGACGGCATTCCCGCCGACGTCCTGGAGAAGCTTCCTACCCCGCGGCTGGATGCTATTGCCGCGGAAGGCGGTTATGCCAGGGCTTATGTGGGCGGAGAAAAAGACGGCTATTCGCAGAGCCCTACCATTTCGGCCGTAGGCTATAATAGTCTTATTACGGGCACCTGGACGAATAAACACAACGTATGGGGGAATGGCATTGAAGAGCCCAATTACCACTACCATAATATTTTCCGCTTCGCGGAAGAACTGGATCCGGTAAAGAAAACGGCGGTTTTTTCCACCTGGCTGGATAATCGCACGAAACTGATCGGCGAAGGGCTCCCGGAGGCGGGGAATATCCTGCTGGACGCACATTTCGATGGTTATGAGCTGGACACCACGCGTTTTCCTCATGGCAACGACAGGTTGTTCATCCATAAGATCGATGAACACGTAGTAGATGAAGCCGTCAATTATATTAAAACGGAAAGCCCGGACCTTTCCTGGGTATACCTTGAATATTCCGATGATATGGGCCACCGTTACGGGGACAGCAAGCAATTCTATGAATCTGTGAAAATCGTGGACGAGCAGATGGGCCGGCTTTGGGAGGCGATCAGTTACCGCGAGGAAAACTTCCGCGGAGAAGACTGGGAAATTTATATCACCACTGACCATGGCCGGGATGCCGCCACCGGAAAGGGCCACGGCGGGCAATCCGACCGTGAAAGGCAAACCTGGATCGTCACGAATGCCGCCGGCCTGAACAATTATTTCCGGGAACAGGAACCGGGCATCGTGGACATCCTGCCGTCTATGCTCCGGTCACTGGAACTGCCGGTTCCGCGGGATCAGCTATTTGAGCTGGATGGCATTCCCATTACCGGGAAAATTTCGGTCACGTCCCCTGGAGCCCGGCTGGAGAACGGAAAGCTGCAAGTTTCCTGGAAGCCGGCGGAAAAGAAGGGAAAGGTCACAATATGGCTGAGTACGACCAACAATTTCTATACCGGCGGAAAGGATCAATACCGTCCGGTGGCAAAGGTTCCGCTGAAAGCCGGTGAAGCCGAAATTGACCTGAGCGGCATGCCTTCCTCATTTTATAAAGTAGTGATCCAGGGGAAGCACAACGCGGTCAACCGCTGGGTAAAACTTCCCTGA
- a CDS encoding sialate O-acetylesterase, with amino-acid sequence MRAILLFLSLIIGAGFSSRADIRLPKLVGDNMVLQRDLPIHVWGWADPGEKIEITFHGKSYQATADAAGNWEATLKKMKAGGPYEMVLSGNNRIELKNILVGDVWVCSGQSNMEWPVSQAMNPEEEIKNASYPKIRLFTVKKKTSGVPLDDVSGQWEECSPESVPGFSAVGYFFGREIHQSEGIPIGLINSSWGGTVVETWISKDGLQGEETFGPRAEAVKDLSAEEITQPNSQPTLLYNGMIHPLLNFPIKGAIWYQGESNAGRAYQYRDLFPRMILDWRNKWEQDDFPFLFVQLANFRKPLDEPKPSDWAELREAQDMTLAVKNTGMASAIDIGVADDIHPRNKQEVGRRLALSALSLTYGEKIVDSGPRFKSMKIKDGDVYIRFSSTGEGLKTKGGAKALGEFQLAGEDRQFHWAEAEIVNENTVKVHAEEVTQPVALRFAWQDNPSKLNLYNAEGLPANPFRTDEWPGITEGKK; translated from the coding sequence ATGCGTGCAATATTACTTTTCCTGTCATTGATCATAGGGGCAGGGTTTTCTTCCAGGGCTGATATCCGTTTGCCAAAGCTGGTTGGCGATAACATGGTGCTGCAACGGGACCTGCCCATTCATGTATGGGGCTGGGCTGATCCGGGCGAAAAAATTGAAATAACCTTTCACGGGAAAAGTTACCAGGCTACCGCCGATGCGGCAGGCAACTGGGAAGCTACCCTGAAAAAAATGAAGGCTGGAGGCCCTTATGAAATGGTACTTTCCGGTAATAACCGCATTGAACTTAAAAATATCCTGGTGGGTGATGTCTGGGTCTGTTCCGGGCAGTCCAATATGGAATGGCCGGTGTCGCAGGCTATGAACCCCGAAGAAGAAATAAAAAATGCATCCTATCCGAAGATCCGCCTGTTTACGGTAAAGAAGAAAACTTCCGGCGTGCCCCTGGATGATGTTTCCGGGCAATGGGAAGAATGCAGCCCGGAAAGCGTTCCCGGCTTTTCAGCGGTCGGCTATTTTTTCGGCCGTGAAATCCACCAGTCGGAAGGAATACCCATCGGGCTTATTAATTCCAGCTGGGGAGGAACGGTGGTGGAAACATGGATCAGTAAGGATGGCTTACAGGGAGAGGAAACCTTCGGCCCCCGTGCAGAAGCGGTAAAGGATCTTAGCGCCGAGGAAATTACCCAGCCGAATTCACAGCCAACGCTTTTATATAACGGGATGATCCATCCTTTGCTCAACTTCCCCATAAAGGGAGCGATCTGGTACCAGGGAGAATCCAATGCCGGCCGTGCTTACCAGTACCGCGATCTTTTCCCCCGGATGATCCTTGACTGGCGAAATAAATGGGAGCAGGATGACTTTCCTTTTTTGTTCGTGCAGCTTGCTAATTTCAGAAAACCGCTTGACGAACCCAAGCCTTCCGACTGGGCTGAGCTGAGAGAAGCACAGGATATGACCCTGGCGGTTAAGAATACCGGCATGGCCAGCGCCATTGATATAGGGGTGGCGGACGATATTCATCCCCGGAATAAGCAGGAAGTTGGCCGCAGGCTGGCCCTTTCGGCACTTAGCCTGACCTACGGCGAAAAGATCGTGGATTCCGGCCCGCGGTTTAAATCCATGAAAATAAAAGACGGCGATGTCTATATAAGGTTTTCATCAACCGGCGAAGGACTAAAAACCAAAGGCGGCGCCAAAGCGCTGGGAGAATTTCAGCTTGCCGGGGAAGACCGGCAGTTTCACTGGGCGGAAGCGGAAATCGTCAATGAAAATACCGTGAAAGTACACGCGGAGGAGGTGACGCAGCCGGTGGCGCTGCGTTTCGCCTGGCAGGATAATCCTTCGAAACTGAATTTATACAACGCGGAGGGCTTGCCGGCCAATCCGTTCAGGACCGATGAATGGCCGGGGATCACCGAGGGAAAAAAATAG
- a CDS encoding DUF3352 domain-containing protein — translation MRKKILISLSVCLGVLLLLVLGRLFLLPDKYLRQVYLVPRDAIFILETDEPVESWKTFSNSEMWQFMKGYPPFAEIAASAGSLDTVLQENRRLFDLIGSRNLMISAHITRPGDYDFLFLADLQNISKTGSLKNQLDKLYGALDYRVTTRRYENTEIKELYDPAQRETLYLAFVRNHLVCSYTGLLVEAAIREVREPQLGRDLNFIDIMQQVPGRGLCKLYLNYRYVDNYLELYMGGENQAVNDICSSLFYSGLNIGFDKNDLVLEGVSNYADTLDAYLVTLMRSGAHKMDAPGVLSQRTAFYLGLGFNDVDDFYANLELTLKQDEASWQSFREGVSMIERRLKINVKENLLSWMDGEIVFAQNEPGRLGRQQEFVVAIKAKDIDDAREHLDLVKEQVRKNTPLKFETINYQGYAINYLELSGFFRLFFGKMFERLEKPYYTIVDDYVLFSNSTETLLNLVEDHRQELTLSADKDFREFEKNFGNRSTVFAYFNSLKAFPLLKTFASGETWSSLQTHRKYVEAIRHVGLQLTAEDAPLFETRLRLDFENEPLSEEEIPYQAGSDTLDNLERFYVEKLQKNVYREFYENGSLRSEVETSKGLKDGRYKEYYPGGELKIFGRYKNNLRTGRWRYYDDEGKFIRKERYSEGVRME, via the coding sequence ATGCGAAAGAAAATACTCATTAGCCTGTCTGTTTGCCTGGGAGTGCTGTTGCTGCTCGTCCTGGGCCGCTTGTTCCTTTTGCCGGACAAATACCTCAGGCAGGTTTACCTGGTTCCGCGGGATGCCATTTTTATCCTTGAAACAGATGAGCCGGTAGAAAGCTGGAAAACATTCAGCAATAGTGAAATGTGGCAGTTCATGAAGGGTTACCCGCCTTTCGCAGAAATTGCCGCGAGCGCCGGCTCGCTGGATACCGTGCTTCAGGAAAACCGCCGGTTGTTTGATCTTATCGGTTCCCGGAACCTGATGATCTCGGCCCATATTACACGGCCGGGAGACTATGACTTTCTTTTCCTGGCCGATCTGCAGAATATTTCGAAAACCGGTTCCCTGAAAAACCAGCTCGATAAACTGTATGGCGCCCTGGACTACCGGGTAACCACCCGGCGTTATGAAAATACGGAGATCAAGGAGCTTTATGATCCCGCGCAAAGGGAAACGCTTTACCTTGCCTTCGTACGTAACCACCTGGTGTGTTCTTATACAGGATTGCTGGTAGAAGCAGCCATCCGCGAGGTGCGGGAACCGCAGCTGGGCCGGGACCTGAATTTTATTGATATTATGCAGCAGGTCCCCGGGCGCGGCCTCTGCAAACTATACCTGAACTACCGCTATGTTGACAATTACCTTGAACTGTACATGGGCGGGGAAAACCAGGCGGTGAACGATATCTGCAGCAGCTTGTTTTACAGCGGCCTGAACATCGGATTTGACAAAAACGACCTGGTCCTGGAAGGCGTTTCTAATTACGCCGATACCCTGGATGCTTACCTGGTCACTCTTATGCGTTCGGGAGCGCATAAGATGGACGCCCCCGGCGTCCTTTCCCAGCGCACCGCCTTTTACCTTGGGCTTGGATTTAATGATGTTGATGATTTTTATGCAAACCTGGAGCTTACGCTTAAACAGGATGAAGCAAGCTGGCAATCCTTCCGTGAAGGCGTGTCCATGATCGAGCGCCGACTCAAGATCAATGTGAAAGAAAACCTTTTAAGCTGGATGGACGGGGAAATTGTCTTTGCCCAAAACGAGCCGGGTCGCCTGGGCAGGCAACAGGAGTTTGTTGTTGCTATCAAAGCAAAAGACATTGACGATGCCCGGGAACACCTTGACCTGGTAAAAGAACAAGTCCGGAAAAACACTCCTCTCAAATTTGAAACGATCAATTACCAGGGCTACGCGATCAACTATCTGGAATTATCCGGCTTTTTCCGGCTGTTTTTCGGAAAAATGTTTGAGAGGCTGGAGAAACCTTACTATACCATTGTAGACGATTACGTGCTTTTCAGCAACAGTACCGAAACCCTCTTAAACCTGGTAGAGGACCATCGGCAGGAGCTAACCCTTTCTGCTGACAAAGATTTCAGGGAGTTCGAAAAAAACTTCGGCAACCGCTCCACCGTATTCGCCTATTTCAATAGCCTGAAGGCGTTCCCGCTGTTAAAAACGTTTGCTTCCGGAGAAACATGGAGCAGCCTTCAGACCCACCGCAAATACGTGGAGGCGATCAGGCATGTGGGATTGCAGCTGACGGCCGAAGATGCTCCGCTTTTTGAAACCCGTTTGCGGCTGGATTTTGAAAACGAGCCGCTTTCCGAAGAAGAAATCCCTTACCAGGCGGGCAGCGATACCCTGGATAACCTGGAACGTTTTTACGTGGAAAAGCTCCAAAAGAACGTTTACCGGGAATTTTACGAAAACGGAAGCCTCCGGAGTGAAGTGGAAACCTCGAAAGGCCTGAAAGACGGGCGCTATAAAGAATACTACCCCGGCGGGGAACTGAAAATTTTCGGCAGGTATAAGAATAACCTGCGTACCGGCCGCTGGCGGTACTATGACGACGAGGGCAAGTTTATCCGTAAGGAGCGATACTCGGAAGGAGTCCGGATGGAATAA
- a CDS encoding family 20 glycosylhydrolase, whose product MIKVYVSFFLFLLAGSISESFAQAALQQTETTTHGPLAGASPEVAGTSGPAADPPEKRINLIPVPVNMEAGEGVFKLDSVTPILIDPNNANLKDLAALFSEMIALPTGYSFPVSAPGKVEGGKGIYLALNDVRDQLIGEEGYRLEASPAKVSIHANEAAGLFYGMQTLMQLLPAEIAARRHVKGVHWEIPSVLITDFPRFEWRGLMLDVSRHFFPVPFVKKYIDQLAKYKMNVFHWHLTDDQGWRIEIKSLPKLTSVGAWRVPRTGLWWERDRPAPGELPSYGGYYSQEEIKEVVRYAEKRFVTVLPEIDVPGHSLAAIAAYPELACVEDTYYVNPGSRYYAEIDNSLCAGNEQVYQFLDKVLTEVAQLFPGKYIHIGGDEAYKGFWRKCPKCQRKMQAEGLSNVNQLQSYFIKRAEKILHAKGKRLIGWDEILEGGLAPEATVMSWRGMEGGIKAAKMGHHVIMTPNSHCYLDLYQGDPAAEPPTYSMLRLTDSYIFNPVPDGVNPEMILGGQGNLWTESVPNGRHAEYMTWPRGLALAEVFWSQQERRNWADFIRRMEVHFNRFDAAEINYSRSAYDPIVTPKWGPDKKEMLITLSTEIPGTDIFYTFDGTWPDKFLDQYMGEPLSPPKDADTFRVTTYKDGKKVGKTISFKIPELYGKLPAPM is encoded by the coding sequence ATGATAAAAGTTTACGTAAGCTTTTTCCTTTTCCTTCTTGCAGGCAGCATTTCTGAGTCGTTTGCTCAGGCGGCGCTGCAGCAAACAGAAACCACAACGCATGGGCCGCTTGCCGGCGCCAGCCCGGAAGTTGCCGGCACGTCCGGCCCGGCCGCTGATCCTCCGGAAAAGCGAATTAACCTGATTCCCGTTCCCGTGAACATGGAAGCCGGGGAAGGCGTGTTCAAACTCGATTCGGTGACGCCTATCCTGATTGATCCCAACAACGCGAATTTAAAGGACCTTGCCGCTCTTTTTTCTGAAATGATCGCTTTGCCTACGGGATACAGCTTCCCGGTAAGCGCCCCCGGGAAGGTGGAAGGAGGGAAAGGCATCTACCTGGCCTTGAACGATGTACGGGACCAATTGATAGGGGAAGAAGGATATCGCCTGGAAGCAAGCCCCGCCAAAGTAAGCATTCATGCAAATGAGGCTGCCGGGCTTTTTTACGGCATGCAAACCCTCATGCAGTTGTTGCCTGCCGAAATAGCGGCCCGCCGGCACGTAAAAGGAGTACATTGGGAAATCCCCAGTGTGCTGATCACGGATTTCCCCCGTTTTGAGTGGAGAGGACTAATGCTGGACGTGAGCCGGCACTTTTTCCCGGTTCCTTTTGTCAAGAAATACATTGACCAGCTGGCAAAATACAAGATGAATGTGTTTCACTGGCACCTGACCGATGATCAGGGCTGGCGCATTGAGATTAAAAGCCTGCCGAAGCTAACATCCGTGGGAGCCTGGCGGGTACCCCGTACCGGCCTTTGGTGGGAGCGGGACCGGCCTGCGCCGGGTGAGTTACCTTCTTATGGCGGGTATTACTCCCAGGAGGAAATAAAAGAGGTCGTGCGTTACGCGGAAAAGCGCTTTGTCACCGTATTGCCGGAAATAGACGTACCCGGTCACAGCCTGGCGGCCATTGCCGCTTATCCCGAACTTGCCTGCGTGGAGGACACCTATTATGTGAATCCCGGCAGCCGGTACTACGCGGAGATCGACAATAGTCTTTGCGCGGGCAATGAGCAGGTGTATCAGTTCCTGGACAAGGTACTCACTGAAGTAGCGCAGTTATTTCCGGGCAAGTATATTCATATCGGCGGAGACGAAGCTTACAAGGGTTTCTGGAGGAAATGCCCGAAATGCCAGCGTAAAATGCAGGCGGAAGGGCTCAGTAACGTAAACCAGCTTCAGAGCTATTTTATAAAGCGGGCGGAAAAGATCCTGCACGCAAAAGGTAAAAGGCTTATCGGCTGGGACGAGATACTGGAAGGCGGCCTGGCCCCGGAGGCGACGGTGATGTCCTGGAGAGGAATGGAAGGAGGGATAAAAGCGGCTAAAATGGGCCATCACGTGATCATGACTCCCAACAGTCATTGTTACCTTGACCTTTACCAGGGCGATCCGGCGGCGGAGCCGCCCACCTACTCTATGCTGCGGCTGACCGATTCCTATATTTTTAACCCGGTACCGGACGGTGTAAATCCTGAAATGATTCTCGGCGGGCAAGGGAATTTATGGACAGAATCGGTGCCGAACGGCCGCCATGCGGAGTACATGACCTGGCCGCGCGGGCTGGCCCTTGCCGAGGTTTTCTGGTCGCAGCAGGAACGAAGGAACTGGGCGGATTTTATTCGCCGGATGGAAGTTCATTTCAACCGCTTCGATGCAGCCGAAATCAACTATTCAAGAAGCGCCTACGACCCTATTGTGACCCCCAAATGGGGCCCGGATAAAAAGGAAATGCTGATCACTTTAAGTACGGAAATACCCGGAACGGATATTTTCTATACGTTTGACGGCACCTGGCCCGATAAATTCCTGGATCAATACATGGGCGAACCTTTAAGCCCTCCCAAAGACGCCGACACCTTCCGGGTGACCACCTATAAGGATGGCAAAAAGGTGGGAAAAACGATCAGCTTTAAAATACCGGAGCTGTACGGGAAACTGCCCGCTCCTATGTAG
- a CDS encoding serine hydrolase domain-containing protein produces the protein MTPAEEPGFAMLAFQSGRNMQPECTGLANLELKAPITPLSNFRMASVSKQFTAMSVLMLSERKELQLEDPLKRFFSPFAANYRDITIRQLLTHTSGIRDYEALIPPARRTQLLDEDVLELVNAHKGLYFKPGQQFRYSNTGYCLLALLAEKVSGKSFPALMKSLIFDPLAMSTSLVYEPGCTIPQRALGYVPAGDSSEGGFILNDQSLTSATKGDGGVYTSLVDYLKWHEALFTEKLVSAGLLNAAFSSQAPVNNSVGYGYGWFSGREKDGSQALFHSGETSGFLNIVYRNPSKKLLIAIFSNRNDGSISQKFEATARRLNLAVRLEGFTAENRPPLFNWLSEQYN, from the coding sequence ATGACACCCGCTGAAGAACCCGGTTTTGCCATGCTGGCCTTTCAATCCGGCCGGAATATGCAGCCCGAATGTACAGGCCTGGCAAATCTCGAATTAAAGGCGCCCATCACCCCGCTCAGTAATTTTCGCATGGCATCGGTGAGTAAACAGTTCACGGCAATGAGCGTACTCATGCTAAGTGAACGAAAGGAATTGCAGCTTGAAGACCCTTTGAAGCGCTTTTTTAGTCCTTTCGCCGCAAACTACCGCGATATTACGATCCGGCAGCTGCTTACCCACACCTCAGGAATCCGGGATTACGAAGCCCTGATCCCTCCGGCCAGGCGAACCCAGCTGCTGGATGAAGATGTCCTTGAACTGGTAAATGCGCACAAGGGCTTATATTTTAAACCAGGACAGCAATTCCGCTACAGCAATACCGGTTACTGCCTCCTGGCCCTGCTTGCCGAAAAAGTTTCCGGCAAGAGCTTCCCTGCACTGATGAAATCCCTGATATTCGACCCGCTGGCCATGAGTACATCGCTGGTTTACGAGCCCGGCTGCACCATCCCGCAGCGCGCCCTGGGGTATGTTCCCGCCGGGGACAGCTCTGAAGGCGGATTCATCTTAAATGATCAAAGCCTTACTTCGGCTACCAAGGGGGACGGCGGCGTTTATACGTCCCTGGTGGATTATCTCAAATGGCACGAAGCCTTATTTACGGAAAAGCTGGTTTCAGCCGGTCTTTTGAACGCCGCTTTTTCCAGCCAGGCGCCCGTTAACAATAGCGTGGGTTATGGCTACGGCTGGTTTTCAGGAAGGGAAAAAGATGGTTCTCAGGCACTTTTCCACTCCGGGGAAACTTCCGGCTTCCTGAATATCGTTTATCGAAATCCTTCAAAAAAACTCCTGATCGCGATTTTCAGTAACCGGAATGACGGCAGCATCAGTCAAAAATTTGAAGCGACAGCCAGGCGGCTGAACCTGGCTGTCCGGCTCGAAGGCTTTACCGCCGAAAACAGGCCTCCGCTCTTCAACTGGCTTTCAGAGCAATACAATTAA
- a CDS encoding dodecin family protein: protein MAVLKVVELMSDSSQSWEDAVKTGIARASQTLKNVRSAYVKDHSVTVDNNEITSYRVILKVTFEVE from the coding sequence ATGGCTGTATTAAAAGTAGTTGAACTCATGTCCGATTCTTCACAAAGCTGGGAAGACGCCGTTAAAACGGGTATAGCAAGAGCTTCTCAGACGCTTAAAAATGTACGGTCCGCGTATGTGAAGGATCACAGCGTAACGGTTGACAATAATGAGATCACTTCGTACCGGGTCATTCTGAAAGTCACTTTTGAAGTGGAATAA